The Anopheles moucheti chromosome 3, idAnoMoucSN_F20_07, whole genome shotgun sequence genome contains the following window.
ACTACCAGAGACGATCCGTTCCAACCgttttgtttactgttttgGAACACCAAATGCGACCAAAGACATTAATTTTTAGTATTTCCTGTATTTTAGCAACCAACCGTTCGCTGAAGCTTATCCCTGTCGAGGCAAAACTTGTCGACTTCCAGCTGGCCCGGTACGCTCCACCTGCGCTGGACATTTGGACGCTAATAATGCTTGGTAGTTCTCGCGACTTTCGACAGCACCATTTGCAAACGTTGCTAAACACTTACTATCAGACCTTCGGTGATCTGCTgtacggtggcggtggtttaACTGTGGAAATCATCTTACCACGCTCGGAGTATGATGCAGCTTGTGAACGTTTTGCATTGGCCGGACTGATTGAATCTCTACTGTTTAGCCATATTACACTCTTGCCCAAGCAATGCTCAGTTCTTCGGAGGACTTTGATAGTTTTTTGCGGGACAATGGCAAGCAACGCATTTGTCTGGAAGCATTCGAGGAAACAGCTGCATATAGGAACCGAATGTCGGAACTACTAACCGAGCTGGTTGAAAAGTTTATCCTATAATACACGATAGCCATCTAGCAATGAGCATGAATAAATTAGGACTTAATTACACCGACTATGCACAGGATACACAATCAATAGGTTTGGACAACGTCCGGAGAGATCTTTATCGAGAGCCTCATTTGCTTAATCGGATTCAGTATCTGGGACAGTAGCGCAAGCACCTCATTGTGTTCGTAGAAAGAAATGGTTTAGTTTCTAGCTTGATCGTGATCGAACCAGTCCTGCAAGCACCGGGATGAGGTTTATGGACATCGTAAAAGAATACCTGATTAACTCCACCTTTCatggtgtgaaatttataGCGGATGATTCATACCACGCAACGGAACGGTATATTACCATCAACGAGTTGCGCTATACTACTCTCAACGTATTATGTATTTCGGTTCCTCTTCCACAACAGCATATTCTGGATAGTGTGTGTTATAGTTTCCTGGGTCGGTTCCGCCTTCCTCATCGATGCCTCGCTGGAAGCATTCCAAACCAGTGCGATTTCGTTCGTAGTGGAAACGAGCTATCTCGATTGGAACACGCGCTTTCCCTCGATAGTCGTATGCGAAATGCGCAACATGGAACGTATTCAGGCAATTGCCGATAAGTAAGTATTGATGGTCAACGATGGTCTCTCTACATCCCTCCTAATTGCGGCGCGTTATTTTTGGCCAGCCTTTGGGGTGACGATCACGATTTCGCAATGGAAGAAGTTTTGAACGAGATTGGGTACTTTCGGGGCGAATCGTACCACACCGTAAACGAATGCGCCGGTGACGAAATGGCGGAGAATTGTTTTTTCGACAACTTCACCGCGTACGCAGATCTGGTGCGCAGTACGTGCATGGAAACGCTGGAGGATTGCTACTGGAATGATAAACCGTTCGATTGCTGCCGATACTTTCAACCGATAGAAACCGAACTGGGGCTGTGTTATGCGGTTAACTCGCTGCAAACCAGTGCGAAACATCCGATCAAGTTGAACATGATCTCGAACAAACATACGGGACCGGGTAAGCTTACCATCACGGTGCTTACCGAGGCGTACGTGTACACGATCGGTGAGGAGGAGGTACCGAACTTGATCACCCCCAAGTCGGACGTACTGCTGGTCGATCATTACATCGCCTACAAGCGCCACATATCGATAAAGGATATTGAGAATGATCCGGAAGCGAAGCAGGTCAGCGTTGCGCAGCGCAAGTGTCGCTTTCCGGACGAAAACAATCTGAACGTGCATCGGTACTACAGCTACAGTGCGTGTTCGGTCCAGTGTCGGAAGGATAAGCAGCTGAAGATTTGCAACTGCACAAGCCATTTGATGCCCAATACGGGTAAGAGGGGATACTCCCAATTACCTATTAGCTCCAATCAATTGTACATTCATTGGTGACTTCCAATATTCCTTAGATCCTTACGTTAA
Protein-coding sequences here:
- the LOC128300257 gene encoding uncharacterized protein LOC128300257 → MRPKTLIFSISCILATNRSLKLIPVEAKLVDFQLARYAPPALDIWTLIMLGSSRDFRQHHLQTLLNTYYQTFGDLLYGGGGLTVEIILPRSEYDAACERFALAGLIESLLFSHITLLPKQCSVLRRTLIVFCGTMASNAFVWKHSRKQLHIGTECRNY
- the LOC128304804 gene encoding sodium channel protein Nach, with translation MRFMDIVKEYLINSTFHGVKFIADDSYHATERIFWIVCVIVSWVGSAFLIDASLEAFQTSAISFVVETSYLDWNTRFPSIVVCEMRNMERIQAIADNLWGDDHDFAMEEVLNEIGYFRGESYHTVNECAGDEMAENCFFDNFTAYADLVRSTCMETLEDCYWNDKPFDCCRYFQPIETELGLCYAVNSLQTSAKHPIKLNMISNKHTGPGKLTITVLTEAYVYTIGEEEVPNLITPKSDVLLVDHYIAYKRHISIKDIENDPEAKQVSVAQRKCRFPDENNLNVHRYYSYSACSVQCRKDKQLKICNCTSHLMPNTDPYVKCNMSGLICLNDHYEDLTIVIPKWSVGRRGVVCDCLPSCTEVDIGIVHDSRESIFDSDRRYSTIEIQLSALPTERYKRNVVRGRLDLVVSVGGTTGLFVGASLLSFVEIFYYFTIRPYGTRYAAAAQQNNLGPGKVVAPYKAEAN